The Paraburkholderia acidisoli genome contains a region encoding:
- a CDS encoding IclR family transcriptional regulator: MESRKPAREKAPKPASNAAAQSGTPPRDAGAAPRERRQRVQSAQTGMAVLKGLARLGGRASLSGLAAAVGESPAKVHRYLVSLIEEGLVAQDTATQQYLLGAEAMMIGVAAMRQADPVRIAEPALVRLRESLEVTSFVAVMGNKGPTIIRFEEPGLPVTVNVRVGSVMPLLWSSTGRLFLGLLDDTRVLALAEEELAHANAELRGALDARDPIGALRRDVQATQCASVRDTNLKGISAVSAPLFDQTGKLCAVLTALGASGGFDASPDGAIGRALRTEAAAASGLLGYIPR, encoded by the coding sequence ATGGAAAGCCGTAAACCCGCCCGAGAGAAAGCCCCTAAACCCGCGTCGAACGCCGCCGCGCAGTCCGGCACGCCCCCGCGCGATGCCGGCGCGGCGCCGCGTGAACGCCGTCAGCGCGTGCAATCGGCGCAAACGGGCATGGCCGTGCTCAAAGGCCTCGCGCGTCTGGGCGGGCGGGCGAGTTTGTCGGGACTTGCGGCGGCTGTGGGGGAAAGTCCCGCGAAGGTTCACCGCTATCTGGTGAGCCTGATCGAAGAAGGTCTCGTGGCGCAGGACACGGCCACGCAGCAATATCTGCTCGGCGCCGAGGCGATGATGATCGGCGTGGCCGCCATGCGTCAGGCCGACCCCGTGCGCATTGCCGAACCGGCGCTCGTGCGCCTGCGCGAATCGCTCGAAGTGACGTCGTTCGTCGCGGTGATGGGCAACAAGGGGCCCACCATCATTCGCTTCGAGGAGCCGGGGCTGCCCGTGACCGTGAACGTGCGCGTGGGTTCGGTGATGCCGCTGCTGTGGTCGTCCACGGGACGCCTCTTCCTCGGCCTGCTCGACGACACGCGCGTGCTCGCGCTCGCGGAAGAAGAACTCGCGCACGCCAACGCCGAACTGCGCGGCGCGCTCGACGCCCGCGACCCGATCGGCGCATTGCGGCGCGACGTGCAGGCCACGCAATGCGCGAGCGTGCGCGACACGAATCTCAAGGGCATCAGTGCCGTCTCCGCCCCGCTCTTCGACCAGACCGGCAAACTCTGCGCCGTGCTCACGGCGCTCGGCGCCTCGGGCGGCTTCGACGCGTCGCCCGACGGCGCCATCGGTCGCGCCTTGCGCACCGAGGCGGCCGCCGCGAGCGGCTTGCTCGGTTACATCCCGCGCTGA
- a CDS encoding cytochrome P450/oxidoreductase — MSQTPSQSGQNAAGLGAAGSGAAGPGALSRCPFPHGAATAAVTPAAAGCPVSANAAAFDPFSDGYQQDPPEYVRWAREQEPVFYSPQLGYWVVTRYDDIKAIFRDNLTFSPSIALEKITPTGPEANAVLASYGFALNRTLVNEDEPAHMPRRRALMEPFTPEHLKHHEPMVRKLTREYVDRFIDDGRADLVDQMLWEVPLTVALHFLGVPEEDMDLLRKYSIAHTVNTWGRPRPEEQVAVAHAVGNFWQFAGKVLDKMRQNPDGPGWMQYGIRKQKDHPDVVTDSYLHSMMMAGIVAAHETTANATANAMKLLLQHPHAWREICEDPSLIPNAVEECLRHNGSVAAWRRLATKDVQIGGIDIPAGSKLLIVTSSANHDERHFADADLFDIRRDNASDHVTFGYGSHQCMGKNLARMEMQIFLEEFTRRLPHMRLAEQTFSYVPNTSFRGPEHVLVEWDPAQNPERVNAAVRDAQVPVRIGEPSAHALSRPVVVERVEVPADGIVHLRLVAPDGATLPRWAPGAHIDVECGDTGLSRQYSLCGDPADTRAFEIAVLREAQSRGGSAWVHDTLRVGARLKIRGPRNHFRLDEEGRRAIFIAGGIGITPVSAMARRARELGIDYELHYSGRSRATMAFVDELTQLHGERFHLHVSDEGSRNDFAALNVDDATRVYACGPACMLEALESCSANWPDDALRVEHFAVTRGTLDPAHERAFEVELKDSGLVLNVAADQTVLDALRRANIDVQSDCEEGLCGSCEVRVLAGEIDHRDVVLTRAERDTQTRMMTCCSRAKCGRLVLEL; from the coding sequence ATGAGCCAGACTCCCTCTCAATCGGGCCAGAACGCGGCCGGCTTAGGCGCGGCCGGCTCAGGCGCGGCCGGCCCAGGCGCGCTTTCGCGTTGCCCGTTTCCGCATGGCGCGGCAACGGCAGCCGTCACGCCTGCCGCAGCGGGTTGTCCCGTCAGTGCCAACGCGGCCGCCTTCGATCCGTTCAGCGACGGTTATCAGCAGGACCCGCCCGAATACGTGCGCTGGGCGCGCGAGCAGGAACCGGTGTTCTACAGCCCGCAACTCGGCTACTGGGTCGTCACGCGCTACGACGACATCAAGGCGATCTTTCGCGACAACCTCACGTTCTCGCCGTCCATCGCGCTCGAAAAGATCACGCCCACGGGCCCCGAGGCCAACGCGGTGCTGGCGTCGTACGGCTTTGCCTTGAACCGCACGCTCGTGAACGAAGACGAGCCCGCGCACATGCCGCGCCGCCGCGCGCTGATGGAGCCGTTCACGCCCGAGCATCTCAAGCATCACGAACCGATGGTGCGCAAGCTCACGCGCGAATACGTGGACCGTTTCATCGACGACGGCCGCGCCGATCTCGTCGATCAGATGCTGTGGGAAGTGCCGCTGACCGTGGCGCTGCATTTTCTCGGCGTGCCCGAAGAGGATATGGACCTGCTGCGCAAGTATTCGATCGCGCATACGGTCAATACGTGGGGACGTCCGCGCCCGGAAGAGCAGGTCGCGGTGGCGCACGCGGTCGGTAACTTCTGGCAGTTCGCGGGCAAGGTGCTCGACAAGATGCGCCAGAACCCCGACGGTCCCGGCTGGATGCAATACGGCATTCGCAAGCAGAAGGATCATCCTGACGTTGTTACGGATTCCTATCTGCATTCGATGATGATGGCCGGCATCGTGGCCGCGCACGAAACCACGGCCAATGCCACCGCGAATGCGATGAAGTTGCTGCTGCAGCATCCGCACGCATGGCGCGAGATCTGCGAAGACCCGAGCCTGATTCCGAACGCGGTGGAAGAGTGCCTGCGCCACAACGGCTCGGTGGCCGCGTGGCGGCGTCTCGCGACGAAAGATGTGCAGATCGGCGGCATCGACATTCCGGCGGGCTCGAAGCTCCTGATCGTGACGTCGTCGGCGAATCACGACGAGCGTCATTTCGCCGATGCCGATCTGTTCGACATTCGCCGCGACAACGCGAGCGATCACGTCACGTTCGGCTACGGCTCGCATCAGTGCATGGGCAAGAATCTCGCGCGCATGGAGATGCAGATCTTCCTCGAAGAGTTCACGCGCCGCCTGCCGCACATGCGGCTCGCCGAGCAGACCTTCAGCTACGTGCCCAATACGTCGTTTCGCGGTCCCGAGCATGTGCTCGTGGAATGGGACCCCGCGCAGAACCCCGAACGCGTGAACGCGGCGGTGCGCGACGCGCAGGTGCCGGTGCGCATCGGCGAGCCTTCGGCGCATGCGTTGAGCCGGCCCGTGGTGGTCGAGCGTGTCGAAGTCCCCGCGGATGGCATCGTGCATCTGCGCCTCGTCGCGCCGGACGGCGCCACGCTGCCGCGTTGGGCGCCGGGCGCGCATATCGACGTCGAATGCGGCGACACGGGGCTCTCGCGCCAGTATTCGCTGTGTGGCGACCCGGCCGACACGCGCGCGTTCGAGATCGCCGTGCTGCGCGAAGCGCAAAGCCGCGGCGGCTCCGCATGGGTGCACGACACGCTGCGCGTGGGCGCGCGTCTGAAGATTCGTGGACCGCGCAACCATTTCCGTCTCGACGAAGAAGGGCGCCGCGCGATCTTCATCGCGGGCGGCATCGGCATCACGCCCGTGAGCGCAATGGCGCGTCGCGCGCGCGAACTCGGTATCGACTACGAATTGCATTACAGCGGCCGCTCGCGCGCCACGATGGCTTTCGTCGACGAACTCACGCAACTGCATGGCGAGCGCTTTCATCTGCACGTGTCCGACGAAGGGTCGCGCAACGACTTCGCCGCCCTGAACGTGGACGACGCCACGCGCGTGTACGCGTGCGGTCCCGCGTGCATGCTCGAGGCGCTGGAATCCTGCAGCGCGAACTGGCCCGACGACGCGCTGCGCGTGGAGCACTTCGCGGTGACGAGGGGCACGCTCGATCCCGCGCACGAGCGCGCGTTCGAAGTCGAGTTGAAGGATTCGGGGCTGGTGCTCAACGTGGCCGCCGATCAGACCGTGCTCGACGCGCTGCGCCGCGCCAATATCGACGTGCAGAGCGATTGCGAAGAAGGCCTGTGCGGCTCGTGCGAAGTGCGCGTGCTCGCGGGCGAGATCGATCACCGCGACGTCGTGCTCACGCGCGCGGAACGCGACACGCAAACGCGCATGATGACCTGCTGCTCGCGCGCGAAATGCGGCCGGCTGGTGCTGGAACTGTAG
- a CDS encoding alkaline phosphatase family protein: MAVHSRGKRFAALPFTRFATRVITYCAALFAALFVAFFVSACGSSDKTASLAGSTQQIKHVFIITLENENYTTTFGANTKAPYLANTLTAQGALVQQYYGTGHVSLDNYISMISGQSPTLQTDNDCTTYADFSLTGMTADGQAIGTGCVYPASVKTIADQLTAAKYTWKGYEGDMGNDPAREAATCGHPALGTTDLTNTQEAPNATTPAGDSYATRHNPFMYFHSIIDSPDCAANVVNLDKLTTDLQQVSTTANFNFITPSTCDDGHDAPCANGATGGLVSADAFLQKWVPVITASPAFKQDGLLIINFDESSYASVSMPNATEVDFAFSGDTCCSQQPGPNLGAFPQSAKMGTVPAAYLSSLGINATGLSGNIDLVLAKQSYGGDRTGAVMISKFIKPGTVSTVQYNHYAMLKSIEDMFGLGYLGYAGQTGLAGFGKDIFTNL, from the coding sequence ATGGCCGTTCACTCCCGGGGCAAGCGCTTTGCCGCGTTGCCTTTCACGCGCTTTGCCACGCGCGTTATCACGTATTGCGCCGCGCTTTTCGCCGCCTTGTTTGTCGCGTTCTTCGTGAGCGCCTGCGGTTCGTCGGACAAGACGGCGTCGCTCGCCGGCAGCACGCAGCAGATCAAGCACGTCTTCATCATCACGCTCGAAAACGAGAACTACACGACCACCTTCGGCGCGAATACCAAGGCGCCGTATCTCGCGAATACGCTTACCGCGCAGGGCGCGCTCGTGCAGCAGTACTACGGCACGGGCCACGTGAGTCTCGACAATTACATTTCGATGATCAGCGGCCAGTCGCCCACGCTGCAAACCGACAACGACTGCACGACCTATGCGGACTTCAGTCTCACGGGCATGACGGCGGATGGCCAGGCGATCGGCACGGGCTGCGTGTATCCGGCGAGCGTGAAAACGATCGCGGACCAGCTCACGGCGGCGAAATACACGTGGAAGGGCTACGAGGGCGACATGGGCAACGACCCCGCGCGCGAAGCGGCAACCTGCGGCCACCCGGCGCTCGGCACGACCGACCTCACCAATACGCAGGAAGCCCCGAACGCGACCACGCCCGCCGGCGACTCGTACGCCACGCGCCACAATCCGTTCATGTACTTTCATTCGATCATCGACTCGCCCGACTGCGCGGCCAATGTCGTGAATCTGGACAAGCTCACGACCGATCTGCAGCAGGTGTCGACCACGGCGAACTTCAACTTCATCACGCCGAGCACCTGCGACGACGGCCACGACGCGCCGTGCGCGAATGGCGCGACCGGTGGCCTCGTGTCCGCCGACGCCTTCCTGCAGAAGTGGGTGCCCGTCATTACCGCGTCGCCCGCATTCAAACAGGACGGACTCCTGATCATCAACTTCGACGAAAGCAGCTACGCCTCGGTATCGATGCCGAACGCCACCGAAGTGGACTTCGCCTTCTCGGGCGATACCTGCTGCAGCCAGCAACCGGGCCCGAACCTCGGCGCGTTCCCGCAGAGCGCGAAGATGGGCACCGTGCCCGCCGCGTATCTCTCGTCGCTCGGCATCAACGCAACGGGTCTCTCGGGCAACATCGACCTCGTGCTCGCGAAGCAAAGCTACGGCGGCGACCGCACGGGCGCGGTGATGATCTCGAAGTTCATCAAGCCGGGCACGGTCTCGACGGTGCAGTACAACCACTATGCGATGCTCAAGAGTATCGAGGACATGTTCGGTCTCGGTTACCTCGGTTACGCGGGGCAGACGGGGCTTGCGGGCTTCGGCAAGGATATCTTCACGAATCTCTAA
- a CDS encoding MFS transporter, which produces MKQTVEVTGVIDESRFGPWQLLVVVLCALCLVMDGFDVQAMGYVAPVVIREWGIAKETLAPVFGAGLFGMLVGSLTFSALADKIGRRPVLIGATLFFSACMLATGFAHSIGELVAWRFVAGLGLGCIMPNAMALAGEYSPRRMRVTLMMIVSCGFTLGGVLGGLITAALIPAFGWRAVFFVGGAIPLVLGVLMWLALPESIQFLLFRQAGKRSGGANARVRRNLSRIAPALALSTETEFTTTETRSRGVPFVELFKEGRARVTLLLWIVNFANLLDMYFLSNWLPTVIREAGYSTQTAVLAGTALWGGGVIGTLLLGRVIDIVGFTRVLATTFLIAIVTTAAIGNPAVMVSVVAMFVAIFLTGFSIIGGQPALNALAATYYPTSLRSTGIGWSLGIGRIGSVVGPVLGGALMHLQWSSSSLFIAAAVPACVSLAGIVAIHRSQGGGRPAAGGKHAATQME; this is translated from the coding sequence ATGAAACAAACCGTGGAGGTCACCGGCGTCATCGACGAAAGCCGGTTCGGACCGTGGCAACTGCTCGTGGTCGTGCTATGCGCACTGTGCCTCGTGATGGACGGTTTCGACGTCCAGGCGATGGGCTACGTGGCGCCGGTGGTGATACGCGAGTGGGGCATTGCGAAGGAAACGCTCGCGCCCGTGTTCGGCGCGGGCCTGTTCGGCATGCTCGTGGGTTCGCTCACGTTCAGCGCGCTCGCCGACAAGATCGGCCGCCGCCCCGTGCTGATCGGCGCGACGCTGTTCTTCTCGGCATGCATGCTCGCAACGGGCTTCGCGCACTCGATCGGCGAACTCGTGGCGTGGCGTTTCGTGGCGGGCCTCGGCCTCGGTTGCATCATGCCCAACGCAATGGCGCTCGCGGGCGAATACAGCCCGCGCCGCATGCGCGTGACGCTCATGATGATCGTCTCGTGCGGCTTCACGCTCGGCGGCGTGCTTGGCGGTTTGATCACGGCGGCGTTGATTCCGGCGTTCGGCTGGCGCGCGGTGTTCTTCGTGGGCGGCGCGATTCCGCTCGTGCTCGGTGTGCTGATGTGGCTCGCGCTGCCGGAGTCGATCCAGTTCCTGTTGTTCCGTCAGGCGGGCAAGCGCAGCGGCGGCGCGAATGCGCGCGTGCGCCGCAATCTTTCGCGCATCGCGCCGGCGCTCGCGTTGTCCACGGAGACCGAATTCACCACCACGGAAACGCGCTCGCGCGGCGTGCCCTTCGTCGAGCTGTTCAAGGAAGGCCGCGCGCGCGTCACGCTGCTGCTGTGGATCGTGAACTTCGCGAATCTGCTCGATATGTATTTCCTCTCGAACTGGTTGCCGACCGTGATCCGCGAGGCCGGTTATTCGACGCAGACCGCGGTGCTCGCGGGCACGGCGCTGTGGGGCGGCGGTGTGATCGGCACGCTCCTGCTCGGTCGCGTCATCGACATCGTGGGCTTCACGCGCGTGCTCGCCACGACGTTCCTGATCGCCATCGTGACCACGGCGGCCATCGGCAATCCCGCCGTGATGGTCTCGGTCGTGGCGATGTTCGTGGCGATCTTTCTCACGGGCTTTTCGATCATCGGCGGGCAACCCGCGCTCAATGCGCTCGCGGCCACGTACTACCCCACGTCGCTGCGTTCGACCGGCATCGGCTGGAGTCTCGGCATCGGGCGCATCGGCTCGGTGGTCGGCCCCGTGCTGGGCGGCGCGCTGATGCATCTGCAATGGTCGTCGTCGTCGCTGTTCATCGCGGCGGCGGTGCCCGCCTGCGTGTCGCTCGCGGGTATCGTCGCGATTCATCGCTCGCAAGGCGGGGGCCGCCCGGCGGCGGGAGGCAAGCATGCGGCGACGCAGATGGAGTGA
- a CDS encoding cytochrome-c peroxidase — protein sequence MSVFFASHTARRAVAALRVAAAVVMTAAAVCAVTPARAAPPASVSTTPPVLSDIASLGKLIFNDPALSASGRMSCASCHSPAHAYGPPNGLAAQMGGPDLRSQGTRAVPTLGYVLNRTPVWTHVQAASIFERLTDADSPPSGGFAWDGRFNTLHDQALFPLFNANEMANRDAGAVVARLERAPYAARFRQVFGETIFVSKDMALRQAMRAVERYELEEPGFHPYSSKFDAYLDGEAQLTASELRGMKLFDDPARGNCASCHIDQRGANGAHPLFTDFQFEALGVPRNPELRANRDPRYYDEGLCGPIRTDVAKNRLYCGLFKTPTLRNVATRQVFFHNGRFHTLREALRFYVERDTNPAKWYPKDAHGRVVKFDDLPPALRANVDTVDEPLTRKPGERPAWNEHDIDDVMAFLKTLNDGYRPARRSTAQSAAATATATLAATKR from the coding sequence ATGAGCGTTTTCTTCGCAAGCCACACGGCACGCCGCGCCGTGGCAGCGCTGCGCGTCGCCGCCGCGGTCGTCATGACCGCGGCGGCGGTATGCGCCGTCACGCCGGCGCGCGCGGCGCCGCCCGCGTCCGTCTCGACCACGCCGCCCGTGCTGAGCGACATTGCCTCGCTCGGCAAGCTGATCTTCAACGATCCCGCGCTTTCGGCCTCGGGCCGCATGTCGTGCGCGAGCTGCCATAGTCCCGCGCACGCGTACGGTCCGCCCAACGGCCTCGCCGCGCAAATGGGCGGCCCCGACCTGCGTTCGCAGGGCACGCGCGCGGTGCCCACGCTCGGCTACGTGCTCAACCGCACGCCGGTGTGGACGCACGTGCAGGCGGCCAGCATCTTCGAGCGACTCACCGACGCCGACAGTCCGCCTTCGGGTGGATTCGCGTGGGACGGGCGCTTCAATACGCTGCACGACCAGGCGCTGTTCCCGCTCTTCAACGCGAACGAGATGGCCAATCGCGACGCGGGCGCCGTGGTCGCGAGACTCGAACGCGCGCCGTACGCCGCGCGTTTCCGGCAAGTGTTCGGCGAGACGATTTTCGTCTCGAAGGACATGGCGCTGCGTCAGGCAATGCGGGCGGTCGAGCGCTACGAACTCGAGGAGCCGGGCTTTCACCCGTATTCGAGCAAGTTCGACGCGTATCTCGACGGCGAGGCGCAACTCACTGCGAGCGAGTTGCGCGGCATGAAGCTGTTCGACGACCCGGCGCGCGGCAATTGCGCGTCATGTCATATCGATCAGCGCGGCGCGAATGGCGCGCATCCGCTGTTCACCGACTTTCAGTTCGAGGCGCTGGGCGTGCCGCGCAATCCCGAACTGCGCGCGAATCGCGATCCGCGCTATTACGACGAAGGCCTGTGCGGTCCAATTCGCACCGACGTCGCGAAGAACCGTCTCTACTGCGGTCTGTTCAAGACGCCCACGCTGCGCAACGTGGCCACGCGCCAGGTGTTCTTCCACAACGGCCGCTTCCACACGCTGCGCGAGGCGCTGCGTTTCTACGTGGAGCGCGACACGAATCCGGCGAAGTGGTATCCGAAAGATGCGCACGGCCGCGTCGTGAAGTTCGACGACCTGCCGCCCGCGTTGCGCGCCAACGTGGATACGGTCGACGAACCGCTCACGCGCAAGCCCGGCGAGCGGCCCGCATGGAACGAGCACGATATCGACGACGTGATGGCCTTCCTCAAAACGTTGAACGACGGCTACCGTCCCGCGCGTCGATCCACCGCGCAATCGGCGGCCGCGACCGCAACTGCGACGTTGGCCGCGACGAAACGCTGA
- a CDS encoding FAS1-like dehydratase domain-containing protein yields MPDTPTPSLRAWIDKTETLTDEITAFPLRALAATLDRDTPAHDVPPLWHWLYFLPVAPLAAVGADGHPLRGGFLPPVDLPRRMWAGGRLSFHAPLRAGHPATRTSTIANIEDKTGRSGRLVFVTVEHRYERGGELCIEEEHDIVYRDAAQAGASAPRPKAAPQGETWSRTLTADAVMLFRYSALTFNGHRIHYDFPYVTQEEGYPGLIVHGPLIATLLLDLVHREAPEAKVATFAFRAVRPLFAGNAFTLCGRRAADGRSVDLWAKDHEGWLAMQASATFE; encoded by the coding sequence ATGCCGGACACGCCTACGCCCTCGCTGCGCGCATGGATCGACAAAACCGAAACGCTCACCGACGAGATCACCGCTTTTCCGTTACGCGCGCTGGCCGCGACGCTCGATCGCGACACGCCCGCGCATGACGTGCCGCCGCTATGGCATTGGCTCTACTTTCTGCCGGTTGCGCCGCTCGCCGCAGTGGGCGCGGACGGCCATCCCCTACGTGGCGGCTTTCTGCCGCCCGTCGACTTGCCGCGCCGCATGTGGGCGGGTGGACGCCTGAGCTTTCATGCGCCGCTGCGTGCGGGACACCCAGCCACGCGCACCTCGACCATTGCCAATATCGAAGACAAGACCGGCCGCAGCGGGCGGCTCGTGTTCGTGACGGTCGAGCATCGTTACGAGCGCGGCGGCGAATTGTGTATCGAGGAAGAGCACGACATCGTCTATCGCGATGCCGCGCAGGCGGGAGCGAGCGCGCCGAGGCCCAAGGCCGCGCCGCAGGGCGAGACATGGTCGCGCACGTTGACGGCCGACGCCGTCATGCTGTTCCGCTATTCGGCGCTCACTTTCAACGGTCATCGCATTCACTACGATTTCCCGTACGTGACGCAAGAAGAGGGCTATCCGGGTCTCATCGTGCATGGGCCGCTCATCGCGACCTTGCTGCTCGATCTCGTGCATCGCGAAGCGCCCGAGGCCAAGGTGGCGACGTTCGCGTTTCGCGCCGTGCGACCCCTGTTCGCGGGCAACGCGTTCACGCTATGCGGCAGGCGTGCCGCCGACGGCCGCTCCGTCGACCTTTGGGCGAAGGATCACGAAGGCTGGCTGGCGATGCAGGCGAGCGCCACGTTCGAGTGA
- a CDS encoding LysE/ArgO family amino acid transporter, producing MNWLAFTHGAALCASLIVTIGAQNAFVLRQGISRSHIGKIVVLCTLSDFILIGAGVGGASALVERYPTFVHLVLYAGLAWLVWFGIGALRRAVRPTHAVLDGNTAQPVADQRAWPIMLMTLAFTWLNPHVYLDTFLLIGTAGAREPQGSRLAFAIGAMAVSAVWFVGLGYGARALAPLFKRAGAWRVLDGAIGGMVLLIAFAQLR from the coding sequence ATGAACTGGCTTGCCTTCACCCACGGCGCGGCGCTTTGCGCGTCGCTCATCGTCACCATCGGCGCGCAGAACGCCTTCGTGCTGCGCCAAGGCATTTCGCGCTCGCACATCGGCAAGATCGTCGTGTTGTGCACGCTCTCGGACTTCATCCTGATCGGCGCAGGTGTAGGCGGCGCTTCGGCGCTCGTCGAGCGCTATCCGACCTTCGTGCACCTCGTGCTCTACGCGGGGCTCGCGTGGCTCGTGTGGTTCGGCATCGGCGCGCTGCGTCGCGCGGTGCGGCCCACGCATGCCGTGCTCGACGGCAACACCGCCCAACCCGTTGCCGATCAGCGCGCATGGCCCATCATGCTCATGACGCTCGCGTTCACGTGGCTCAATCCGCATGTGTACCTCGACACGTTTTTGCTGATCGGCACGGCCGGCGCGCGCGAGCCGCAAGGCAGCCGGCTTGCGTTCGCGATCGGCGCGATGGCCGTGAGCGCCGTGTGGTTCGTCGGGCTGGGCTACGGCGCGCGCGCGCTCGCGCCGCTCTTCAAGCGCGCCGGCGCGTGGCGCGTACTCGACGGCGCCATCGGCGGCATGGTGTTGCTGATCGCATTCGCGCAGCTGCGCTGA
- a CDS encoding NYN domain-containing protein produces the protein MASPQENVSMAVFCDFENVALGVRDAKFDRFDIQLVLERLLLKGSIVVKKAYCDWERYKGFKAGMHEASFELIEIPHVRQSGKNSADIRLVVDALDLCYTKSHVDTFVIVSGDSDFSPLVSKLRENAKKVIGVGVKHSTSDLLVANCDEFIFYDDLVRELAREQQARAKSKAESAKRAGGDERQPKQDSEDRKSKAVAFAIETLDALVIERGESGKIWASVLKSAIKRRRPDFNETRYGFRAFGNLLEEAQSRGLLEVGRDDKSGTWVSRLNPPPLGVSAAEAADVVEETRAPRQDEPRGRRKGRRNGRGNAAHEAGDTQGAHDAQMDTAHDAQHEMAFDAAEGFTPVWEAAYEERESRLPFAADDDDTEVSPQRETRERSRERRHEEAREEARSDSYPDSQDEAQAAEAEAPAPSRARKTARKSPARKKAPKKDKAVAAEHDTPAVAPAPVAETPAEPAAKAPAAKKARARRPRKDASDAS, from the coding sequence ATGGCCTCCCCTCAGGAAAACGTCAGCATGGCGGTGTTCTGCGACTTCGAGAACGTGGCGCTCGGCGTGCGCGACGCGAAGTTCGACCGCTTCGATATTCAGCTCGTGCTCGAGCGGCTGCTGCTCAAGGGCAGCATCGTCGTGAAGAAGGCGTACTGCGACTGGGAACGCTACAAGGGCTTCAAGGCGGGCATGCACGAAGCGAGCTTCGAGTTGATCGAAATTCCGCACGTGCGCCAGTCAGGCAAGAATTCCGCCGATATTCGCCTCGTCGTGGACGCGCTCGATCTCTGCTACACGAAATCGCACGTGGACACGTTCGTGATCGTGAGCGGCGACTCCGACTTCTCGCCGCTCGTCTCCAAGTTGCGTGAGAACGCGAAGAAAGTGATCGGCGTGGGCGTGAAGCACTCCACCTCCGACCTGCTCGTGGCGAACTGCGACGAATTCATCTTCTACGACGATCTCGTGCGCGAACTCGCACGCGAGCAGCAGGCGCGCGCGAAGAGCAAGGCCGAAAGCGCGAAGCGCGCGGGCGGCGACGAGCGCCAGCCGAAGCAGGACAGCGAAGACCGCAAGAGCAAGGCCGTGGCGTTCGCGATCGAAACGCTCGACGCGCTCGTGATCGAACGCGGCGAGAGCGGCAAGATCTGGGCGTCCGTGCTCAAGAGCGCGATCAAGCGCCGCCGCCCCGACTTCAACGAAACGCGCTACGGCTTTCGCGCGTTCGGCAATCTGCTTGAAGAAGCGCAGTCGCGCGGCTTGCTCGAAGTGGGCCGCGACGACAAGTCAGGTACGTGGGTGTCGCGTCTGAACCCGCCGCCGCTCGGGGTTTCCGCAGCGGAAGCGGCCGACGTCGTTGAAGAAACGCGCGCGCCGCGTCAGGACGAGCCGCGCGGGCGTCGCAAGGGCCGCCGCAACGGGCGTGGCAATGCGGCCCACGAAGCAGGCGATACCCAAGGCGCGCACGACGCGCAAATGGATACGGCGCACGATGCCCAGCACGAGATGGCGTTCGACGCGGCGGAGGGCTTTACGCCGGTGTGGGAAGCCGCGTACGAGGAGCGCGAATCCAGGCTGCCGTTCGCGGCGGATGACGACGACACCGAGGTGAGCCCGCAACGCGAGACGCGCGAACGATCGCGCGAACGAAGGCACGAAGAAGCGCGCGAAGAAGCGCGTTCAGACTCGTACCCGGATTCGCAGGACGAGGCGCAAGCCGCCGAAGCGGAAGCCCCGGCGCCGTCGCGCGCCCGCAAAACGGCGCGCAAGAGCCCCGCGCGCAAAAAGGCCCCCAAGAAGGATAAGGCGGTCGCGGCCGAACACGATACGCCGGCCGTGGCGCCCGCACCGGTTGCCGAAACTCCGGCTGAACCCGCGGCGAAAGCGCCCGCCGCCAAGAAAGCGCGGGCGCGCCGCCCGCGCAAGGACGCGAGCGACGCGAGTTAA